A region of the Cyprinus carpio isolate SPL01 chromosome A14, ASM1834038v1, whole genome shotgun sequence genome:
GGCattgggaaattgcattgcaaccaacaaagttgctaacttagttagcaactatggttttgggaaacgcacccctgagcagtaaagaaaaaaaagtatttataaatatatgcatgcatcaAGAAGTTGActttaatactaaaaaaataaaataaaaaaaatatacacctGCCACACCTGCATCCCGATACAAAATTCTGACTCATAATAAAATCTAgaatataatactttatattaaGCATTTCCCCCTCAAACAGTATCTTCAAGTATGTTTGAAAGCATCTGCCTTTCAGAAGGACTCTTATTTCGAATTATTGCCACCAAATGGACAGCAATGCCTTTGAGGAACATATGcatatacagaagaaaaaaaagagagagaaaaaaaaagaccaccaTGTGAGACGGAGTAAAGAAAAGTGCATGCTAGCCAATATTCTTTAATCCTAACCTGTACCATTAAGAAAACCACAGATATCCAATAGTACTCATGAgtataatacagtaataaaatataatacatgttgcaagagagaaaaacagaaataaagacaGTTTCATGAAGGCGGCGGCTTATTAAACGTCATAGTTTGGAGGAGATGCACTATAAACAGTCGGAGGGCAGTCTTTTTTAGAGTGGGTCCAGTCAAAGAGGAAACTGGAGGTGCAAGCACAAACAGATGACACTGTTCCAGCCGTCCAATCATATGGTTTGAGTATTAATATAccacatgttaaaataaaacctaTCCAGCTATGTTATGGTTTACACTGCAGTAACATATTGACAGCATTTGATAATGAACTTACATTCTCATTCTCAGTGTCCATGAAATACTGTCAAAGAGAGGAAAACTGAAATTGTCAGATATTGTGAGCTGGCCCCTAGTTTCTAAATGAggattatacaaaaatatttcttttatccACATCATGTCATGTCTTCCATCTTCGTGCAGCATCTGAAAAAAGATAGTAGTTAGTATAGTATCTTCCTCATGTCCACCGATCAAAATACCACATTTGCCTGgtcaaaaataattatcaaattctGTCATGACAGACTGAATGAATCACACTGTGACAAGAAcatccaaatgaatcactgtaTCATGTACAATGACTAGTGTTGACATGAATTGCCCTTCCAAGGCCACATACTGTTACTGTATGCAGAATCTCACCTAGTTGCCATTGAGCTGCAGTGGAGGTTCTGCTCTGTTGTCAATAGCAGCTTTCTCTTTACTGCGACTCTCTctttcctcatcttcctcatcccTTTCCTCATTTCCACTGTGATTCTTACAATAAAGCCTGATGAGAACAACATAATGTTCATGTTATACTGTAAAACTACATCACAAGTTATAGCTGTCCTGATGGTTTCAATATGTATGTAGaatgtgaaaacattttgaaaaagagCTTATCCTGGCAAAAATGATCTTGCCAGACTAATCCTATTTGTATAAATAAGGAAAACGAACATACTTGTAAATGCCTCTAGCCATATTCTCTATGTATTTGGCCTTGTCTTGCAGGCCACAGTGATAATGGTAGGTCTTTACGCAGGCTTTTATCTCACATCCAATGGTGGCTCCAAGCTGCGCACACAGCGTGCATTtctgaaatgaacaaaaatgaccaaaaatacaTTAGGAGACTGTGAGAATTAATATACCCAAATCATTCTGAAAacatagaattatatatatatatatatatatatatatatatatatatatatatatatatatatatatatatatatatatatataataatttttaaaatttttatatatatatatatatatatatatatatatacatacgtacatacataaatacatacatacatacatatatatatatatacacatacatacatatatatatagatatatatatatatatatatatatatatatatatatatatatatatatatatatatatatatatatatatatataatatatacacacatacacatacatacacacacatatacacacatatatatatacatacataatatatataatattcaaagtTTGTGATTTTAATTCACAATTTCTAGCCAATAAATTATTTCTAACTTGGCCtacaacataaatttaaatatatatatatacatacatacatacatatacacatataatattcaatatatatatatatatatatatatatatatatatatatatatacatatatatatatatatacatacatgcatatacacatatatacacatatatatacacatatatacacacatatatatactgtatatatatatgtatatatatacatatatcacacatatatacacacatatatatatatatatatatatatattatatatatatatatacatatatatacacatatatatatatatatatatatatatatatatatatatatatgtatatacatatatacatatatatacacatatacatacacatatatatacacatatatatatatatatatataatttttatatttttttttatattataaaacaatggcaatataatttagaaattctatattaaattaaactaatatagaattatattcattatatttatttaaattaaaatgtaaaaaattcacCATTCTTTTTCCTCTCTTGATTTCCTGGATGACCGTTTTAATGTCAAAATTCCCAAATTCGGCACGTGAGGTGGTGGTTAGCTGGACGGTACCCGAAGAAAAAAGCTgtgacaaaacagaaaataatagaagtttaaaaaaaacaggcagaatcaaatgtttttaaacctacattaaatatgaaaataacacaaaaaagtaatatttttacattactaGATATCtagaatatttgtgataatattgatttacaaatattaaggttacatataaatataatcaatatGGTTTATCGAAACAGTAAGAGAATTCAATAGAACACCCATGACACTTTGCTGAAAAtctactcaacctcaggccatctttatgtagaggagtttgtttcttcatcagaacagatttggagaaatttagcattacatcacttgctcaccaatggatcctctgcggtgaatgggtgccgtcagaataacaATGTGTCAACAGATCTGTTGACTGTTTCACTTTGtctagaactgtttttgcttgatcagtgcatatttctctcctgaatcagACGAGAGGACTTTTTccactagagaaagcaatattatggatagaggatttgtattttaaccagaagcaatggtttgaagttaaaaaaatctcaatgaaggcttttagttttttacaaaaatgcagcgtttcacttcacaagaccttaaaaattgatggactggaatcatgtggatttttgtaatgtttatatcaACGTTTTGAACTCATTCAAAACATTCTGTTAAACCATGGCCTGAAGGAGCCTCCTTGCAGCTGCAGGACTGCTTTGAAAATACAATTTGGGACATTTTTGAGGCTCAGGACTTGGAAGAGTACACCTCAACTGTACTCTGCTACATACAGAACTGTGTTGACAATGTCACAGTTAACAAAAGCATCAGGGTGTACCCCAACCAGAAGCCCTGGATGACGAAGGAGGTCAAAACTCTCCTCAAAGAccacaacactgccttcagatctGGTGACAGAGCCTTATATCAGAGAGGCATCAGAGAGGCATCAGAGAGGATAAAGCACCCTACAAAAGGAGAATTGAGGACCACTTCACTAACAACAACCCACGGCTggtgtggcagggcatccagcaAATCACCAGTTACAAACCCAGCAACCGAATGACTTTAAAAGGCGATGCTGCCTTGGCAGAGGAACTCGACTGTTTCTTTGCCCGCTATGAGGTGGAAGCAACAGAGACAGTCAAAACACTTCCACCAGCCTCCAACAGCCATACCCTCACTTTGCAGGAGCATGATGTGAGGCGTGTGCTCAGAGCAGTAAACCCAAGGAAAGCTGCCGGCCCTGATGGTGTTACAGGAATGGTGTTGAAGGTATCTGCAGACCAGCTCTCTGGGGAGTTTACAAAGATCTTCAACCTGTCTCTGTCCAAATCCATCGTCCCATCCTGCCTGAAGTCTGCCACAATCATCCTACTGGGCTGTTTGCTGAGCCCCCTTCGCTACACCCTCTACACACACGACTGTGCTCCCACTTACCCCACCAAcaccatcattaagtttgcagacgacacaaCCGTGGTTGGACTTATCTCAGGGgatgatgagactgcctacagggacgATGTCCAAAGACTGACAGCATGGTGTTCAGAGAACAGTCTCATCCTGAACTCCTAAAAACAAAAGAACTCATAATAAAATTCTATAAGAGCAGTGCAGCCCCCAAACCACTATATATCAATGGGgactgtgtgaaaagtgttcctGTTTTCACGTTCCTGGGTACACACATCTCTTCAGATTTCTCATGGACTGCCAACACCACCGCAGCAGTTAAGAAGGCACAGCAGAGACTCCACTTCCTCAGAATCCTCAAGCAGAACCACCTGCAAAGAAACTACTGGTGTCCTTCCATCACAACTCCATCGAGAGCGTGCTGACGTACTGCATCTCTGTGTGGTATGCCAGCTGTTCTACAGCGGACAGGAGAGCTCTTCAGAGAATCATCAACAAGCCCAGAAGATCATCGGCTGCCCGCTGCCCTCTCTGGAGGTCTTATTCAGCTCTCTCTGCCTCAGTAGAGCAGCCAACATACTTAAAGACCCATACCACCCTGGACATCAGCTGTTTGACCGGCTGCCCTCACATCACGGACAAACAGACTCAAAAACCGCTTCTACCCCAGAGCCATTTGTTAACTGAACACTGCCAAACAATCTACATAGACTCTCGGTCTTTCTTGATCACAATACCACTGAACATTGCATAGATGCAAATAGTATTTTCAACTCTTCCTCGTTGGTTTACATTTCAGCTGCACTATTGCACTACTTGTTTACATTTCCTCTGCACTACTTGTACATAGGGTCACCACAACCCAGACCTAGCTGCTATGCCATTGTATCATATTGTATCTTTATATCACATTGTCctatcattgtgtgtgtgtgtgtgtgtatgtatgtatgtatgtgtgtatatatatatatatatatatatatatatatatatatatatatatatatatatatatatatatatatatatatatatatatatatatatttatttgtttttttttattagatccTGCACCTTTTTAATTAAcactgttccaatacttttgaTGTTATGTGTGAATTACACAAAGGATTGCTACTTAATTTCGTTGTActctgtgcaatgacaataaaggaaTCTAAATCATTCTGATGGCACGCATCcgtccattggtgagcaagtgaagtaatgttaaatttctccaaatccattccaatgaagaaacaaactcatctgggatggcctgaggctgagtaaattttcatttttgtttaaataactcCTGGAAGAAATAAAACTcttcttttgttgtttaaatatgacCCACTGTTTTTCAGGACTGAAGAAGCCTCACCATGCATTTGTAGTGGGCAGCAACCTTCTTGGCATTGTCTGAGTGGAGCACACCGCGTGTTTCATTCTCTTCATCACCGGCATGACAGAAGCCACAGCGAAGGCCTGAATCACTGGGGCTGCCTCTCAGAGGAGACCGGTCCCGCTGCGGCACGCACAAGCACATGATAATTAGCATGAATCAATTTTCACTGAATTGATCCTCTGAAGCATGTGTCAAATCACTTGTAATCCCTCATTTGAATTACATATGGGTTATATCAGAAAAAAAGTAGATGAAGTGGCCTACATGCGAGGAGCTCTCTGTGTCATCATTGCCTTGCGATGAGGTGGATCGAGTGTCATCTGACTGCCCGCGTGACACGCCTCTGATTCTGCTTTTCTCAAAACGCCCCCTGCCTCTGCTCCTCGGTGGAGATGAATCCGAGTCATTGGCTGCAACTCCCTGTTCATCTGGGAATAAGAGCAAATCACTAATAAGCGCAATGGTTCACAAACAGGTTAGTATACAACATTAAATGAAGTAGAGACCGCTAGTTACCACCACTGCCATCTTGAGAGGCATCTCTGTGTTTGCGACAGTAAACCctaatttgcaaaaataaaaaaaagataagtcaCGTAGTTATAAAGAGATGAAGTTTTGTGATAAAAAGCATCCTCATTTTGCTTACAAGTAGATGCCTTGGGAGGGATTCTCCTTCGTCTGGGCCTTGTCCCAAAGAGCGCAGTAGTAGTGGTACGTCCGCCTACATGTCTTTACATCACAGCCAATGGTCGCACCGGGCCGGTGACAGGAAGTGCACATCTGAACAAGAAATCAGCACATGAAAGATAAAAAAGCTGTATGTTCATTCTCTCTTTTCAGCCTAAATGAAGAACGGAATTGTGTGAGTGCTGTTGGTCTGGATACTTACTAGTTTATTTCCTCTTCTTATCTCCTTCTTAACATCTTCAATAGAAAAGCCTCCAATGTTTTCACTGTCTGAGTGAGATGTGACCAAGGCTGATGAAAAAAGCTGAGTAAAACAATGAATGAAGTGTCAAAagttacatatgcaagatgtcaaatatatatatatatatatatatatatatatatatatacacacatccacacacacacatacacacacacacacacacacacatacacacacaaaaatatacagacacacacaccacatacacacacaacagaccaatattttgtcatgcaatattttataacacatcttgtaaataaatgtatgaattacaGCCTTATTCAGCcattttaacatataaaagaAGGCAAGCTGATGTACCATGCACTTGTGATGGGCTGCCACCCTGTGGTTCTCAGACACCAGTAATTGTCCACACTCCTTGTCCTGGTTGGTTCTACAGAAGGCACATTTTCGAAGACGTACTGAAGCTCCCTTTCTCTGTCCTGACATGACCACTTCTCACACACTCCACCTCTCCTctgttttaaagacaaaaaaacgtTGCAATTGAACTGCAGTGTACAGGGAGGAAGAAGGAAGTTTATTTTTGTGGTTCAGACCTGTGAAAAAGAACTTTTTAAGCTTTGTGTGTGCACAGAGCAACAGATGGCTAAGatgcatgtttgcatttttttggaGAGATTTCTGAAACTTCCACATCTGTCACTGAATCACTCTATAAAGTAGAAATATAGATTGGACAGATGGTTTTGATCAGTTTGCTCATGCAATTTAGTTACACTGAGATATTTGTTTGGATTAAAAATTTTCCCAAAAGCAAATACATGACGAGCATGAAATATACTTCCAGATGTCTTTATTACAAAAGATTCTAGAACTATAAAATTGTttgataaataatacaaatagaaaaatatttctaATGAGCACTCATTTAAATTATGCATCTACATAGAAACATTTACTGGAACAATAATGTGTTATTAGAATCACACTTATCCAACTCTTTACAATTTAGAACTTACGAGATACAACCAATTTGAGATTTTAAGCAGgaagttaaaaacataaataaataaaattaaactcagGTCCAGGGCACCCGTGGGGGCCACAAAAGGGTTAAAggtggttagatttttttttttttttaacacaatattttacttttaaaaaaattgtttaatttagtgGTTTTTAAAAGATGTAATGAATGTTTTGTGGTTAATTAATTGGATACTAtgtcattaaatgaaaattttgtcattaatcatcttcggaacataatttaagatattttggatgaaaaccgggaggcctgtgactgtcacatagactgccaagtaaataacagtgtcaagatccataaaagttatgaaagtcggcgtcagaatactccatctgccatcagacgtgcaatctgggttatatgaagcgacgggaacacttttttttttaagcaaacaaaacaaaaataacgactttatgtcaacactctcctctgtgtctctccatatcaccgtatgctgcgtatgctcttctgtatcatccgcgccacaaggatgcactgtttctacctgtatttagctttgatttgaaagaaacagCAAACAAAGctttgggtttggaatgacatgggggggtaagtgattaatgacaaaattttcattttggggtggagtatccctttaagataccactaaaacatttaagacaatttaacatatttaccaaaatttatataattatgtttcatGCTTCTTTCTAAATATTGGTCAGAAATCACTTAAAAAACAATCACTACTAaacagaacaattaaaaaaaaaaatagtttaatataattatagtaCCGGTATATAGTTTTAAACATGACTCTTACAAATTGCATATTATTGgtaatataaaacaacatgatGTCTGTACAACAGCAGGCTTACAAAACATAAGTGTTTATACATGAAGACATATGGCCGCCTTTATAGGGCTGGTGCAAACCGCGGCCACGGACtttgtgtatgtataaataaaggtaaatgtttacac
Encoded here:
- the LOC109102126 gene encoding PHD finger protein 6-like; this encodes MSGQRKGASVRLRKCAFCRTNQDKECGQLLVSENHRVAAHHKCMLFSSALVTSHSDSENIGGFSIEDVKKEIRRGNKLMCTSCHRPGATIGCDVKTCRRTYHYYCALWDKAQTKENPSQGIYLVYCRKHRDASQDGSGDEQGVAANDSDSSPPRSRGRGRFEKSRIRGVSRGQSDDTRSTSSQGNDDTESSSHRDRSPLRGSPSDSGLRCGFCHAGDEENETRGVLHSDNAKKVAAHYKCMLFSSGTVQLTTTSRAEFGNFDIKTVIQEIKRGKRMKCTLCAQLGATIGCEIKACVKTYHYHCGLQDKAKYIENMARGIYKLYCKNHSGNEERDEEDEERESRSKEKAAIDNRAEPPLQLNGN